The Leptospira licerasiae serovar Varillal str. VAR 010 genome segment ATTAACAGGCAAGAGGTTTCAAAATTTTGGTTAGTTAGGTTCCTTGGATGTCGCTATCCTCAAACTACAGAATATTATACCCATGCTTTTTACGAATTCATAGTTAAATTTGCAGGAAATAAGCGAATAGATAGCAAAGAATCATTGAAAATTCTTAGCGGCTTATACGCAGAGTTAAATAATAACAATAAAACTTTGTCTCTTGCAAAATTTGCGGAAGAATATATTCCTCCTACTGCGCTTGCGGAATTTAATAGTGAGAGTTCTAAAACTGATGTTCCGCAAGCAAAATTCCCAAAATCGGTAAATGCGAAGCTAAAGAAATTAATTAATATTAGAAAGTTGACGTTAGAAGAGGGGATTACTATTCAGGTGCCTCAAGAGTCTCTTGATTCGAAAAAAATTATTCGAATAGAAGAAATAAAAGGTGAAAGATTTCTTATTCTTAAATCTAAAATAATTAAAGAATCCCCTTCAAAATAATAGTTATACCTGAGACCAACGCCTAACTTTCGGTGCTTCCGCTACGCTTCGAGATCGCTACGCGACTCTCGCTCGGGCTTCGCCACATTTCGCTTTGTCACTCGCCTTGCATGGCAAGTCTCGCGCCAAGTGCTTGCGCACTCGCGAAACGTCGGATCACCTTGGTCGTTATACGCAATCGCTAAAAACTCATTTTTGAAAAGAAAAATTAAGAAAAACGCTTGCAATATCTCATTTTGAGATATTGTTGTATTAGTGCATATTATTAGCTGGAAGAAGATTTCTGATTTTGTAACTAAACATCCTAATTCAGGGCCTTCTCTTAAAGGCTGGTTTAAAGTAGTTCATAATACAGATTTTAAAGATTTCAATGAATTAAGAAAAGTATTTAAAAGCGCTGATCAGGTTGGTAAATTTACAGTCTTCAATATTAGCGGGAATAATTTTAGATTAATTTCTGCCATTCATTATAATAGAAAGAAAGTCTTTATTCGATATGTTTTAACACATTCAGAATATGATAAAGGGAAATGGAAGGAGGAGTAGGGTATGATTCTTGAATTAGAGCGAGTAAGAAATGTTTGGCCAGAAGTAAAAGATCTCTTATCTGTTCCTCATTCTGATAAACAATACAAAAGACTTTTAAAAGCTCTTGATGAATTGATAGATGAGGTTGGTAACAGCGAAAAACATCCATTGGCCCCTTTAATGGAAACTGTGGGAAATCTCGTTGAAGAATATGAGAAAGACAACTTTGCATCAATTGATGCAGATCCCGTTGAGGTATTGAAATATCTTATGGAAGAGAATGGATTTACTCAAAAGGACATGGTAGAACTGGGCAGTCAGGGAGTTGTTTCCGAGATTCTAAATGGTAAGAGAGAATTGAATATTCGCCAAATCAAAGCATTAGGAAAGAAATTCAAAGTTTCTCCAGCAGTCTTTATCTGACTTAAATGATTAGCGACTGCGTCTAACTTTCGGTGCTTCCGCTCCGCTCGCGGATCGCTTTCGCGACCACTCGCTCGGGCTTCGCCACATTTGCTTCTGTCACTTCGTTTGCATGCGCAAACTCGTGCCATTGCAAACGTCGGAACACCTTGGTCGTTAGACGTAATGGCTTAAAAATTACCTTTTCTCGAAAATTTAGCATTGACTTGTGATATATCACGGTATATACTATTTAAAGGGTGATTAGAATGCAAACTGCGAAATTATTCATAAACGGAAGAAGTCAGGCCGTAAGATTGCCGAAGGAATTCCAATTCAAGGGTGATGATGTTTTCATCCAGAAGGTTGGAGAAGCAGTTATATTAGTGCCTAAGAATAAGGCATGGAATGTTTTTCTTGATGGATTAAATGGTTTTAGTGAAGGTTTCTTGAAAGAGGGAAGGGAAACTCTTTCTGAATCAGAAAGAGAAAGCCTTTAATGTATCTACTTGATACTAATATTTGTATTTTCCTAATTAAAAAGAAAAATCAAAAGCTATTAGATAAATTAAAGAAAAATCTGAATAAAGGTTTATTCATTTCATCTCTGACACTTGCAGAGTTAGAGTTTGGTATTGAAAATAGTGAATATAAAGAGAAGAATAGAGTTTCATTAATTGAATTTCTATCCATCTTTGATATTCTTCCATTCGATCAATCGGATGCGCAATTTTTTGGCATTATTCGATCAGATTTAAAGAAGTCTGGAAATTTAATCGGATCCATTGACACTTTATTGGCAGCTCAAGCATTATCGCGGGACTTGGTATTTGTAACGAACAATACTAAAGAATTCAATAGAGTAAAGAATCTTAAAATAGAAGATTGGTCTTTATAAGACGCCACTACGTCTAACTAACAGCTTGCCGCAGCGCTTCGGGCCTGCTTCGCAACCCTCGCTTGGCCTTAGGCACATTGGCTTCTGTCACTCGCCTTGCAGGGCAAGTCTCGTGCCAGTCTCTAACGCCTCCTTCTGAGGCTCAGAGTCGCCAACGTCGGCAAGCGTTGGACGTTAGGCGAACATCCGATAATTTATTTCTTTTTTACTTTAGGGTAAGATATTATTTAAATAGAGCCGTAGCTGATTTTCATCTGTTTACCCGCTCCTGTGATGTTCTGGTGCCGAGCGTTGAGTTTCATCTAGATGATTAGCTTGCTGTTTGATAACCCTAACGGATCCCGTATTCGGAGCGGAGATCTGGCATCTGAAAGTAGTATTTTACCGAAGCGGCAATTTACTGAAGTATAGAAATGCAACTATTTGGAATGCACCGTTTTTGGATCGGACGTCGGCCTAACTTTCGGTGCTTCCGCTACGTTCGTGGCTTGCTGCGCGACCACTCACTCGGGCTTCGCCACATTTGCTTCTGGCACTTCGTTTGCATGAGCAAACTCGTGCCATTGCAAACGTCGGAACACCTTGGTCGTTATGCGTAATAACGCTATCAATATATTAATTCGCAAAAATAGCAATCTACGAGGAAAAATGAGAAAATCAGTCATAGTATTAATTGGAATCTTAACATTGCAATGCTTGTCCTATGGGAAAATAAAAGTTTTAAAAGATGATTTTAAAAATCAAACAACCTTCACTCTAGATATGTATGCTTATACGAATTCTATATCAAGAGGTGCTAAAACACTATTTGTAATGCTGACGAAAACAGTTGTTGAAGGTTCAGAACCTGTTATTAAGTTATATCTTTTTTCAAAATTCACAGATCATGACCTGCCATTATCTACTTTGGCTTTCTTTAAACTTGATGATAAGAAAATTAAAATTGAACTTCAAAATCCAAAAAGTAGTCTTGAGGGTTATAGATTTTCATCGTGGAATTCATATTCTGCCGAAGTCGTTCTCACTAAGGAATTACAGAATAATCTATTGAATGCGAACAGCCTTTCAATTCGCTTTTATTCGGGTGAGTTTCCATATGATGCTGACTTTTCTCCAAGTGATTTGCTAGCTATTAAAGAATTAATAAAAAGAAAGCTCTAAAAAAGCGTTACTACGCATAACTAACGGTGCTTCCGCTCCGCTCGCGGATCGCTACGCGACCACTCGCTCGGGCTTCGCCACATTTGCTTCTGTCACTTCGTTTGCATGCGCAAACTCGTGCCATTGCAAACGTCGGAACACCTTGGTCGTTAGGCGTCAGTTTTTTGAAGCGGCATCATATAGTTTGAAAGAATTCTAGTCTTTCAAGTTTTGTATTTAGCTGAAAAGGTTGAACATTACAAACGATTAGTGTTTGACACTCATCTGATAAATGTATAAATTAGATCTGTGAGCTCAAATTTATTAAATCGGATCACTTTAAATCCTGAAGTATGCCATGGGAAACCTACTATT includes the following:
- a CDS encoding type II toxin-antitoxin system HigB family toxin is translated as MHIISWKKISDFVTKHPNSGPSLKGWFKVVHNTDFKDFNELRKVFKSADQVGKFTVFNISGNNFRLISAIHYNRKKVFIRYVLTHSEYDKGKWKEE
- a CDS encoding helix-turn-helix domain-containing protein, translated to MILELERVRNVWPEVKDLLSVPHSDKQYKRLLKALDELIDEVGNSEKHPLAPLMETVGNLVEEYEKDNFASIDADPVEVLKYLMEENGFTQKDMVELGSQGVVSEILNGKRELNIRQIKALGKKFKVSPAVFI
- the vapB gene encoding type II toxin-antitoxin system antitoxin VapB translates to MQTAKLFINGRSQAVRLPKEFQFKGDDVFIQKVGEAVILVPKNKAWNVFLDGLNGFSEGFLKEGRETLSESERESL
- the vapC gene encoding type II toxin-antitoxin system tRNA(fMet)-specific endonuclease VapC; translated protein: MYLLDTNICIFLIKKKNQKLLDKLKKNLNKGLFISSLTLAELEFGIENSEYKEKNRVSLIEFLSIFDILPFDQSDAQFFGIIRSDLKKSGNLIGSIDTLLAAQALSRDLVFVTNNTKEFNRVKNLKIEDWSL